One window of the Candidatus Polarisedimenticolia bacterium genome contains the following:
- a CDS encoding carboxypeptidase-like regulatory domain-containing protein, with translation MGRIFLPDGVTPRSGVVVKVANLSTSQTFASGQTDRSGRYAFEALPSGKYQVAVAASEGLYVNSSEIPVIQGRKTLFSLALKPGQTRQDDPNPPPPDNPPPAENPPPQEPPPAQPPAEKPPETKPEDKKPEEKKPPAEGEKKKDGGFWRSGWGVAVGLGAGAIVLGLLADSIAGDSEGVAQPPSQSTP, from the coding sequence ATGGGGAGGATCTTTCTTCCCGACGGCGTGACCCCGCGCAGCGGAGTGGTGGTCAAGGTCGCGAACCTCTCCACTTCGCAGACCTTCGCTTCCGGACAGACGGATCGCTCCGGACGCTATGCTTTCGAGGCGCTGCCTTCCGGGAAGTACCAGGTGGCGGTCGCCGCGAGCGAAGGGCTGTACGTGAACTCCTCCGAGATCCCGGTCATCCAGGGACGCAAGACGCTGTTCTCCCTGGCGCTCAAGCCGGGCCAGACCCGGCAGGATGATCCGAATCCGCCCCCGCCCGACAACCCGCCGCCGGCCGAGAACCCTCCGCCGCAGGAGCCGCCCCCGGCGCAGCCGCCGGCCGAGAAGCCGCCCGAGACCAAGCCCGAGGACAAAAAACCGGAAGAGAAGAAGCCCCCCGCCGAAGGCGAAAAGAAGAAGGATGGCGGCTTCTGGCGCAGCGGCTGGGGCGTCGCAGTGGGGCTGGGCGCTGGAGCCATAGTTCTGGGCCTGCTGGCCGATTCGATCGCGGGCGACAGCGAGGGAGTCGCTCAGCCGCCCAGCCAGAGCACTCCCTAG
- a CDS encoding tetratricopeptide repeat protein, whose protein sequence is MKLPEVSLLKSLTQGPLEKARALAAEGRLDKAIATLEAGLAKQPDHEGMLLELSRCLLAASRETDAGECLKRILRKNPRRIDTVLEFIEEVKMKHASVGSYYEAVVEHFIRMEDFAKAMGTMERISAEELRVYHGRHLAKWDAVKKNAPQAKLTKTSLHSAYFVTLALERVGDSVKAAEAYRRILEKNPEEADRVCSRLETILSRDYQNLPLRFALVDLLLKSGKLAESLKHLEHSLEADAAAAAANVAARVDLIARKLPGRPEVLWLLAQARRAEGKFAEMLQALDALQKLGSLRAESIALLEELTPKMDDFPPLRLALADAYLASGKPVLAVEAVLLASEKIGDEATVAALQKVAQAQPQHARTYLLLGDLDFKAGRGAEGVARYEKVLQLSPEDGPILVPKLLALLDAGSCVIPVSQALARIYLREGERTKAALLLRYRLARDPGAAAEVMARAKEALAAEPAHVGCGLALAEAHLAAGSPLEALPALEGILSSARAPAPEALRCLSRIARSSPEGAAGSLPLLRKVATLEGIPAAAARFALGEAALLSGALGEAVSAFRELAAAAPERLDDVRQIFETLLAGHPEMVEVRYVLAGLCLDQKNYRAAVYELKKIQSLNPDLLSPILAKYREAVKATPNDIEIRLGLSSALLLSGQLDEVSSLAAETLRLKDDSSTACLQLDLGDVALQKGDPTAAVKRYYNASRKDPGLGAEAAQRLDRLLDLQPNFPLASLALGKILPGVGRVEEGVSRLLEAFRNDNRISEGVLTELDRIRAEFPVSPHAAEARIEILCTLGKDAQAVEAIQNLLEGRPASARSLLPRLQTILERSPRLSAAHLAMGRTQGILGEIALASEACRSACRVERAIAPQVIRLCSELGAAHPKAIGPYLVMAEIYLADDETAAAVEKLSQAAARGDGPLDDVLALLETTVAKDSGSARVAFLAAEILAKAGRSAAAARAYRKALGRDAGLVEPALKGLNALVEKDPRQGEVRLIRAQALILQQDDEAALEDLEVAARSGGALLSETIVEARKLHERKPGGYRLVSLLSEMLLAAQRQGEAADFLSASLKRSFEPGERLVLLVRLWRARLSRGETAEAREALREAESLTTDRDHLMARVHECILSQLRREIATLQEASASAEPCVADRVRLAETLLELGEAGEAAAVAAAHADQLDEPSLRRIHAGVAAQQEDYFRAAELLKGLGPSRVLAHAALRSGDAQLACRTLEEMAGSSTDPEIQDALRRAYTRLVTVELEPGSAKLMGETILRFGRNS, encoded by the coding sequence ATGAAGCTGCCCGAAGTCTCCCTTCTCAAGAGCCTGACTCAGGGGCCATTGGAGAAGGCGCGCGCGCTCGCCGCCGAGGGTAGGCTCGACAAGGCGATCGCGACGCTCGAAGCCGGCCTCGCAAAGCAGCCCGATCACGAAGGAATGCTCCTCGAGCTCTCCCGCTGCCTGCTCGCCGCCTCCCGCGAGACCGACGCGGGAGAGTGCCTGAAGCGGATCCTCCGGAAGAACCCGCGCCGCATCGATACCGTCCTCGAGTTCATCGAGGAGGTCAAGATGAAGCACGCCTCGGTGGGCTCTTACTACGAGGCCGTGGTGGAGCACTTCATCCGCATGGAGGACTTCGCCAAGGCGATGGGCACCATGGAGCGCATCTCCGCGGAAGAGCTGCGCGTCTATCATGGGCGGCACCTCGCCAAGTGGGACGCGGTGAAGAAGAACGCCCCACAGGCGAAGCTGACCAAGACCTCGCTCCATTCCGCCTATTTCGTCACCCTCGCCCTGGAGCGCGTCGGCGACTCGGTCAAGGCGGCCGAGGCATACCGCCGCATCCTGGAAAAGAACCCCGAGGAGGCGGACCGCGTCTGCTCCCGCCTGGAAACGATCCTCTCGCGCGACTACCAGAACCTGCCGCTGCGCTTTGCGCTGGTGGACCTCCTGCTCAAATCGGGGAAGCTGGCCGAATCGCTCAAGCACCTGGAGCATTCCCTGGAAGCCGATGCGGCGGCCGCCGCGGCCAACGTAGCGGCGCGCGTCGACCTGATCGCCAGGAAGCTGCCCGGGCGACCCGAGGTGCTCTGGCTGCTCGCCCAGGCGCGCCGGGCGGAGGGGAAGTTCGCGGAGATGCTGCAGGCACTCGACGCGCTCCAGAAGCTGGGATCGCTGCGCGCCGAGTCGATTGCCCTGCTCGAGGAGCTGACCCCGAAGATGGACGACTTTCCGCCGCTTCGTCTGGCGCTGGCGGATGCCTACCTCGCCTCCGGCAAGCCGGTGCTGGCCGTGGAGGCGGTCCTCCTCGCCTCGGAGAAGATCGGTGACGAGGCCACCGTGGCGGCGCTCCAGAAGGTGGCGCAAGCGCAGCCGCAGCACGCGCGAACCTATCTCCTGCTGGGTGATCTCGATTTCAAGGCGGGACGCGGCGCCGAAGGCGTGGCCCGCTACGAGAAGGTCCTGCAGCTCTCCCCGGAAGACGGTCCCATCCTGGTCCCCAAGCTTCTCGCCCTGCTCGATGCCGGGAGCTGCGTTATCCCCGTCTCCCAGGCCCTGGCCCGGATCTACCTGCGCGAGGGGGAGCGCACGAAGGCGGCGCTCCTGCTGCGCTATCGTCTCGCCAGGGATCCCGGCGCCGCGGCGGAGGTGATGGCCCGGGCGAAAGAGGCTCTGGCGGCCGAGCCGGCGCACGTCGGCTGCGGCCTCGCGCTGGCCGAGGCCCACCTTGCGGCCGGCTCGCCTCTCGAGGCGCTGCCGGCGCTGGAAGGTATCCTGTCGAGCGCCCGCGCTCCGGCGCCCGAGGCCCTGCGCTGCCTGTCGCGCATCGCGCGCTCCTCCCCCGAAGGGGCCGCCGGCTCGCTGCCGCTGCTGCGCAAGGTCGCCACTCTGGAGGGAATACCGGCCGCGGCGGCACGCTTCGCGCTGGGTGAGGCGGCGCTGCTCTCCGGCGCGCTGGGTGAGGCGGTGTCGGCTTTCCGGGAGCTGGCGGCGGCCGCTCCCGAGCGGCTGGACGACGTGCGGCAGATCTTCGAAACCCTGCTGGCGGGACACCCCGAGATGGTGGAAGTGCGCTACGTCCTGGCGGGGCTGTGCCTGGATCAGAAAAACTATCGGGCGGCGGTGTACGAGCTTAAGAAGATCCAATCGCTCAACCCCGACCTGCTGTCGCCGATCCTGGCCAAGTACCGCGAGGCGGTCAAGGCCACGCCGAACGACATCGAGATCCGGCTGGGACTCTCCTCGGCGCTTCTGCTTTCGGGCCAGCTGGACGAGGTTTCGAGCCTCGCCGCGGAGACGCTGCGCCTGAAGGACGATTCGAGCACCGCCTGCCTGCAGCTGGATCTCGGGGACGTGGCGCTGCAGAAAGGCGATCCGACCGCGGCGGTGAAGCGCTACTACAACGCGAGCCGAAAAGATCCGGGTCTCGGCGCCGAGGCAGCTCAGCGCCTCGACCGCCTGCTGGATCTGCAGCCCAATTTCCCCCTCGCCTCGCTCGCCCTCGGGAAGATCCTCCCCGGCGTCGGCCGGGTCGAAGAGGGAGTCTCGAGGCTGCTCGAGGCGTTCCGGAACGACAACCGGATCTCCGAAGGGGTCCTCACCGAGCTGGACCGGATCCGCGCCGAGTTCCCTGTCTCCCCGCACGCCGCCGAGGCACGGATCGAAATCCTGTGCACGCTCGGCAAGGACGCCCAGGCGGTCGAGGCGATCCAGAACCTGCTCGAGGGGAGGCCCGCCAGCGCGCGCTCCCTGCTGCCTCGGCTGCAGACGATTCTGGAGCGCTCACCGCGCCTGTCGGCCGCGCACCTGGCGATGGGACGGACCCAGGGGATTCTGGGGGAGATTGCTCTCGCCTCCGAGGCTTGTCGCAGCGCCTGCCGCGTGGAGCGCGCCATCGCTCCGCAGGTCATCCGCCTCTGCTCCGAGCTCGGAGCTGCCCATCCCAAGGCGATCGGACCTTACCTGGTGATGGCGGAGATCTATCTCGCCGACGACGAGACGGCCGCTGCCGTCGAGAAGCTGTCACAGGCCGCGGCCCGCGGCGATGGGCCTCTCGACGATGTGCTCGCCTTGCTCGAGACGACCGTCGCCAAGGACTCCGGGTCGGCCAGGGTGGCGTTTCTGGCCGCGGAGATCCTGGCGAAGGCAGGCCGCTCGGCGGCGGCCGCCCGCGCCTATCGCAAGGCCCTGGGGCGCGACGCAGGACTGGTCGAGCCGGCGCTGAAGGGATTGAACGCCCTCGTCGAGAAGGATCCGAGGCAGGGAGAGGTGCGGCTGATCCGGGCCCAGGCCCTGATCCTGCAGCAGGACGACGAGGCGGCGCTGGAGGACCTCGAGGTCGCGGCCCGCAGCGGAGGGGCGCTGCTCTCCGAGACGATTGTCGAGGCGCGCAAGCTCCACGAGCGCAAGCCCGGGGGCTACCGCCTCGTCTCGCTTCTCTCCGAGATGCTCCTCGCGGCGCAGCGGCAGGGGGAAGCGGCCGACTTTCTCTCTGCGAGCCTGAAGCGCTCTTTCGAGCCGGGAGAGCGCCTGGTGCTGCTGGTCCGCCTCTGGCGGGCGCGCCTCTCCCGGGGCGAGACCGCCGAGGCCCGGGAGGCGCTGCGCGAGGCCGAGAGTCTGACGACGGATCGCGATCATCTCATGGCCCGCGTCCACGAATGCATCCTCTCGCAGCTGCGGCGCGAGATCGCGACGCTGCAGGAGGCTTCCGCCTCCGCCGAGCCGTGCGTCGCCGACCGGGTCCGGCTGGCCGAGACGCTGCTGGAGCTGGGAGAAGCGGGCGAGGCGGCGGCGGTGGCGGCCGCGCATGCCGACCAGCTCGACGAGCCTTCCCTGCGGCGCATCCATGCCGGGGTCGCGGCCCAGCAGGAGGACTATTTCCGGGCCGCGGAGCTGCTCAAAGGTCTGGGTCCCAGCCGGGTTCTCGCGCATGCCGCGCTGCGCTCGGGCGATGCGCAGCTGGCCTGCCGCACCCTGGAGGAGATGGCCGGCTCCTCCACCGATCCCGAAATCCAGGACGCGCTGCGTCGCGCCTACACCCGCCTGGTCACCGTTGAGCTGGAGCCCGGGAGCGCCAAGCTCATGGGCGAGACGATCCTTCGATTCGGCCGGAATTCCTAG
- a CDS encoding 4Fe-4S binding protein, with the protein MAYVITQPCIGVKEGACVAVCPVDCIHLGKDQRFIDPNVCIDCGACEPECPVEAIFEAEHVPEPWKRFVRKNADFFRKPRPAAHRGR; encoded by the coding sequence TTGGCCTACGTCATCACGCAACCCTGCATCGGGGTGAAGGAGGGGGCTTGCGTCGCGGTCTGTCCGGTGGACTGCATCCATCTCGGGAAAGATCAGCGCTTCATCGACCCGAACGTCTGCATCGACTGCGGCGCCTGCGAGCCGGAGTGCCCGGTGGAAGCGATCTTCGAGGCGGAGCATGTCCCGGAACCATGGAAGCGCTTCGTCCGGAAGAACGCTGATTTTTTCAGGAAGCCGCGCCCGGCGGCGCACCGAGGAAGATGA
- a CDS encoding CBS domain-containing protein gives MKAKEIMTRDPITCLPQTTIEELCETLRRDNINGAPVVDEAGRLVGIVSQDDVIFRKGRLNDEIRPPRDIKDLFQRGFASIADSDTGPRRVGDIMTREVISADEETEVEQLCRTMWERRIHRIPITRNGKLSGIVSALDLCKIIAAGKATLSG, from the coding sequence ATGAAGGCCAAGGAGATCATGACGCGCGATCCGATCACCTGCCTGCCGCAGACCACCATCGAGGAGCTGTGCGAGACGCTGCGCCGCGACAACATCAACGGCGCGCCGGTGGTCGACGAAGCGGGCCGGCTGGTGGGAATCGTCTCTCAGGACGACGTGATTTTCCGCAAGGGACGCCTGAACGACGAGATCCGGCCCCCCCGGGACATCAAGGACCTGTTCCAGCGCGGGTTCGCCTCCATCGCCGACAGCGACACCGGGCCGCGCCGGGTGGGGGACATCATGACCCGCGAAGTCATCTCCGCCGACGAGGAGACCGAGGTGGAGCAGCTCTGCCGGACGATGTGGGAGCGTCGCATCCATCGCATCCCGATCACCCGGAACGGAAAGCTGAGCGGCATCGTCTCGGCCCTCGACCTCTGCAAGATCATCGCCGCCGGGAAAGCCACCCTCTCCGGGTGA
- a CDS encoding tetratricopeptide repeat protein — MEDTSFPFPPGGATDDETKRHNNLRRDILTSLLEVDQSIKGLEHSLGGRIRQIEDRLQEPRQEGSGAGARCDFDPAATTAWALKILQENLSPIASGLASVHSTLRSLEGRDNEAQGLEALRRDLAPLHDALPALQRDAEMVRVAVAELQGASPVLQAQGESIGTAAGELAAGLLSLQEGFGRLEGKFGKSQDAFAPIGEDIAQLKDWLLALREAVTPLREAAGKLVQETRQEIAPLKDEIRAVSGSARLVQETLIALKEMIAPIQGTSLEAAKGSHAIAGEITTLRGELQAARAALDESRAALPRLEEEVKRLRAFSTSVEDRLSGLKDAIVPLRDLASQTASAAQSGAAGLAALREETRSLPSTLRTAREELEAALRTMKGEIEVGVRTARAEIETELRRQTEAHAELQREIGGKVMEEISLVLTEVRRAASQPEALAGLARELADVRTAQKEAAKSLGALRDLVEQNPSAELTLSAIQQIQQQTDSSTAGIARLEEIVQGGDETLRRMRESNDSVVKAFEGYHRAAREEEQRLRRKTGQDHNNRGVILYYRGALEASEKSFRQALEVDPRYAEAWNNLGLVLSRRGQADDAAAAFQKAIEIDPQMGEVYNNLGFLYHTSLQYDRALEMFNRALQNSSDAAVAYTNLGNTYYKLSKHEQAIQSWKRALELDPLNENARRCLRMYQQESA; from the coding sequence ATGGAAGACACTTCATTCCCTTTCCCCCCCGGCGGCGCCACTGACGACGAGACGAAGCGGCACAACAACCTGCGCCGCGACATCCTGACCTCCCTGCTCGAGGTGGATCAGTCGATCAAGGGGCTCGAGCACAGCCTCGGCGGCAGGATCCGGCAGATCGAGGATCGGCTGCAGGAGCCGCGCCAAGAGGGGTCCGGGGCCGGCGCGCGCTGCGATTTCGATCCCGCCGCGACGACTGCCTGGGCCCTCAAGATTCTGCAGGAGAACCTCTCCCCCATTGCCTCGGGTCTGGCTTCGGTGCATTCCACGCTGCGCTCGCTCGAGGGGCGCGACAACGAGGCGCAAGGTCTGGAAGCGCTGCGCCGCGACCTTGCTCCGCTGCACGACGCATTGCCGGCGCTGCAGCGGGACGCCGAGATGGTACGGGTCGCCGTGGCGGAGCTGCAGGGAGCTTCGCCGGTCCTGCAGGCGCAGGGCGAGTCGATAGGCACTGCGGCCGGCGAGCTGGCCGCCGGACTTCTGTCCCTCCAGGAGGGCTTCGGCCGGCTGGAAGGGAAATTCGGCAAATCCCAGGATGCCTTCGCTCCGATCGGGGAGGACATCGCCCAGCTGAAAGACTGGCTGCTGGCGCTGCGCGAGGCAGTCACTCCGCTGCGCGAGGCCGCCGGGAAGCTGGTGCAGGAAACCCGCCAGGAGATCGCCCCGCTCAAGGACGAGATCCGGGCCGTCTCCGGCTCGGCGCGCCTGGTGCAGGAGACCCTGATCGCGCTCAAGGAAATGATTGCCCCGATCCAGGGGACTTCGCTCGAGGCCGCGAAAGGCTCGCACGCCATCGCGGGGGAGATCACGACGCTGCGCGGTGAGCTGCAGGCGGCGCGCGCCGCCCTCGACGAGTCGCGGGCCGCCCTTCCCAGGCTGGAAGAAGAGGTCAAGCGCCTGCGCGCCTTCTCGACTTCCGTGGAGGATCGGCTCTCCGGATTGAAGGATGCGATCGTTCCGCTGCGTGACCTCGCGTCGCAGACCGCCTCCGCCGCCCAGTCAGGGGCCGCCGGGCTCGCCGCGCTGCGCGAGGAGACGCGCTCCCTGCCCTCCACGCTGCGCACCGCGCGCGAGGAGCTCGAAGCCGCGCTGCGGACCATGAAAGGGGAGATCGAGGTCGGAGTGCGAACCGCGCGCGCGGAGATTGAGACGGAGCTGCGCCGCCAGACCGAGGCCCACGCCGAATTGCAGCGGGAGATCGGCGGCAAGGTGATGGAGGAAATCTCCCTGGTCCTGACCGAGGTGCGGCGCGCCGCCTCGCAGCCCGAGGCGCTGGCGGGGCTCGCCCGAGAGCTCGCGGACGTCCGCACGGCGCAGAAAGAGGCCGCCAAGAGCCTGGGCGCGCTGCGCGACCTGGTGGAGCAGAACCCTTCCGCCGAGCTGACCCTGTCGGCAATCCAACAGATCCAGCAGCAGACCGACTCCTCCACCGCCGGGATCGCGCGATTGGAGGAGATCGTCCAGGGCGGGGACGAGACGCTGCGCCGGATGCGCGAGTCGAACGACAGCGTCGTGAAGGCCTTCGAGGGGTACCATCGGGCGGCCCGCGAGGAAGAGCAGCGCCTGCGCCGGAAAACCGGCCAGGATCACAACAATCGCGGCGTCATCCTCTACTACCGCGGGGCCCTCGAAGCCTCCGAGAAGAGCTTCCGCCAGGCGCTGGAAGTCGACCCGCGCTATGCCGAGGCCTGGAACAACCTGGGGCTGGTGCTGTCGCGCCGGGGCCAGGCGGATGACGCCGCCGCCGCCTTCCAGAAGGCGATCGAGATCGACCCGCAGATGGGCGAGGTGTACAACAACCTCGGCTTCCTGTACCACACCTCGCTGCAGTACGACCGCGCCCTGGAGATGTTCAACCGGGCGCTGCAGAACAGCTCCGATGCCGCGGTCGCCTACACCAACCTGGGGAATACCTACTACAAGCTCAGCAAGCACGAGCAGGCGATCCAATCCTGGAAGCGCGCGCTCGAGCTCGATCCTCTCAATGAGAATGCCCGGCGCTGCCTGCGCATGTACCAGCAGGAGAGCGCATGA